A genomic stretch from Heliangelus exortis chromosome 23, bHelExo1.hap1, whole genome shotgun sequence includes:
- the NECAP2 gene encoding adaptin ear-binding coat-associated protein 2, producing MAAMAAAEEEQYEAVLCVKPAVHVYRVPPRASNRGYRAAEWQLDQPAWSGRLRVTAKGKVAFIKLEDKNSGELFAQAPVEEFPGIAVEGVTDSSRYFVIRIEDGNGRRAFIGVGFGDRGDAFDFNVALQDHFKWVRQQSELARQAENPEQGPKLDLGFKEGQTIKLNIANMKKKEGAPGNPRPRPSSLGGLSLLPPPPGGKFSAPVCPSLPAPTQLPGTPITDSLLSWPQPPAAASAAAPDVWGDFAKAPGSASNQPQTSSGWVQF from the exons ATGGCGGCCATGGCGGCGGCAGAGGAGGAGCAGTACGAGGCGGTGCTGTGTGTGAAGCCCGCAGTTCACGTCTACCGGGTGCCGCCGCGGGCCTCCAACCGCGGCTACAG gGCCGCAGAGTGGCAGCTGGATCAGCCGGCCTGGAGCGGGAGGCTGCGGGTCACAGCCAAGGGCAAGGTCGCCTTCATCAAACTGGAGGACAAGAACTCGG GCGAACTCTTTGCCCAGGCCCCGGTGGAAGAGTTCCCTGGCATCGCCGTGGAGGGCGTGACCGACTCCAGCAGATACTTTGTCATCCGGATCGAAGACGGCAACG gcCGCAGAGCGTTCATTGGAGTCGGCTTTGGGGACCGAGGGGATGCTTTTGACTTCAACGTGGCTCTCCAAGACCATTTTAA GTGGGTGAGGCAGCAGAGTGAGCTGGCCAGGCAGGCTGAGAACCCTGAGCAAGGACCCAAACTGGATCTGGGCTTCAAGGAGGGACAAACCATCAAACTCAACATTGCA aatatgaagaaaaaagaaggagcaCCAGGGAACCCCAGGCCTCgtcccagcagcctggggggcCTGAGCTtgctcccaccacctcctggaGGAAAATTCTCTGCTCCTGTTTGTCCTTCActccctgcacccacccagctGCCTGGCACCCCCATCACAG ACTCCCTCCTGTCCTGgccccagcctcctgctgctgcctctgctgctgcccccgACGTCTGGGGAGACTTTGCCAAAGCTCCAGG ctcagcctccaACCAGCCCCAGACAAGCTCAGGCTGGGTGCAGTTCTGA